A single window of Chitinispirillum alkaliphilum DNA harbors:
- a CDS encoding Signal transduction histidine kinase CheA encodes MSKRDVSIMLERLEEISASFVLFEPSDLQELAQIHTFFEELASEDLSKISKRAEECKILIESIILGETDVEKSGPELISLLTEIKRELSTYDTNQDNENTENSIDRGESSGREKGRCNTGDRQGSGFSPCETDDEILANFLSKQDSVLEEMEQSILEIEKGDDSSDFRRILHTLKGEAGALSLKDVEHLCHKTEDYIEKANKRINIDTLLLVKDCLEGIFKSLSGNGGGKVSLGMVLVALDNFGGAGAGIESDQNGNENFDYELEISVEKINADVSLLSDFISESAEHLHSADNSLLELEENPEDDELVNSLFRVFHTIKGIAGFLSLGAIQSLAHVTEELLDRRRKKELELSGELIDLVFSAVDTLKEEIGSLRIAVEQETVYRVCKATSGLIQRIKRVNQIGSSNDRKKIGEMLVEDGKVSAEQVQQALKTQRENPGVKVGEILVEQKAVGKGDVEEAYSKQKGCKRAVTVKETIKVETEKLDKLVDLIGELVVTEAMVTGDRELIENASSRSLGNIRQLDKITRQLQEIGLSMRMVSMKSTFQKMARLVRDLSRKSGKEITFRTSGEDTELDKSVIERIGDPLVHMVRNSADHGIESPEEREKSGKSVSGTIHLRAFQTSGMICIEIEDDGKGLDKDAILEKALKLGLLNNSESLSDQEIFSLVFQPGFSTAQKVTDVSGRGVGMDVVKKNVLDLRGNIEVKSEKGKGTVFSIYLPLTMAIMDGMVVSAGSERYIIPTLSVVESFRPEKDDVTVVLDKGEMVRCHDQLIPVIHLSALFAGDQKKAPSEAIVMVVEEMGKRVGLVVDIILGQQQTVIKKLGDGIGNVKGISGAAIMPDGNISLIVDIGTLTRMV; translated from the coding sequence ATGAGCAAAAGAGATGTCAGCATAATGCTTGAAAGGCTGGAAGAGATTTCTGCTTCATTTGTACTTTTTGAACCATCAGATCTCCAGGAGCTTGCGCAGATACACACCTTTTTCGAAGAACTTGCCTCAGAAGATCTGTCCAAAATTTCTAAAAGGGCAGAAGAGTGTAAAATTCTTATCGAAAGCATTATCCTTGGGGAAACGGATGTGGAAAAATCCGGTCCCGAGCTCATCTCTCTATTAACGGAAATTAAACGTGAATTATCCACATATGACACAAACCAAGACAATGAGAATACAGAAAATTCAATAGATAGAGGAGAATCTTCCGGCAGGGAGAAGGGGCGCTGTAATACTGGTGACAGGCAGGGCTCCGGTTTTTCTCCCTGTGAAACTGATGATGAAATTTTGGCAAATTTTCTCTCAAAGCAGGATAGTGTACTTGAAGAGATGGAGCAGAGTATTCTTGAAATCGAAAAGGGTGATGACAGTTCTGATTTCAGGCGTATACTTCACACTCTAAAGGGCGAAGCGGGAGCGCTGAGTTTAAAGGACGTTGAACACTTATGCCACAAAACAGAAGATTACATAGAAAAAGCAAATAAGAGAATAAATATCGATACACTTCTACTTGTAAAGGATTGTCTGGAGGGGATTTTCAAGTCGCTTTCCGGAAATGGTGGTGGTAAGGTTTCACTCGGGATGGTTTTGGTAGCACTCGATAATTTCGGAGGAGCTGGTGCTGGTATAGAAAGTGATCAAAACGGAAATGAGAATTTTGACTATGAGCTTGAGATAAGTGTTGAGAAGATTAACGCAGATGTTTCTTTGTTGAGTGATTTCATATCTGAGTCCGCAGAGCACCTCCACAGTGCAGACAATTCTCTTCTTGAACTTGAAGAAAACCCTGAAGATGATGAGCTGGTGAACTCCCTTTTCAGAGTATTTCATACCATTAAGGGCATTGCAGGCTTTCTTTCTCTTGGAGCTATTCAGTCTTTGGCTCATGTGACAGAAGAGTTACTTGACAGGAGACGGAAGAAGGAACTTGAGCTTTCCGGAGAACTTATTGATTTGGTTTTTTCTGCGGTTGATACTCTTAAAGAGGAAATCGGCTCTCTGCGTATCGCTGTAGAGCAGGAAACTGTGTACAGAGTCTGCAAAGCAACTTCAGGTCTTATTCAAAGAATAAAAAGAGTAAATCAAATCGGTTCATCAAATGACAGAAAGAAAATTGGTGAGATGCTTGTTGAAGACGGGAAAGTTTCAGCGGAGCAGGTTCAACAGGCATTGAAAACACAGAGGGAAAATCCCGGGGTTAAAGTAGGGGAGATACTTGTAGAACAGAAAGCTGTAGGAAAAGGTGACGTAGAGGAGGCTTACAGCAAACAAAAGGGATGTAAAAGAGCTGTTACGGTGAAGGAAACAATAAAGGTAGAGACAGAAAAACTTGACAAACTCGTTGATCTTATAGGAGAGCTTGTAGTTACAGAAGCGATGGTTACCGGGGATCGTGAACTAATTGAGAATGCATCTTCAAGATCACTTGGAAATATTCGGCAGTTGGATAAAATAACCCGCCAGCTCCAGGAAATTGGTCTCTCCATGCGTATGGTTTCAATGAAGTCGACTTTTCAGAAAATGGCACGTCTGGTAAGAGATTTATCAAGAAAGTCTGGTAAGGAGATCACTTTCAGGACTTCGGGGGAGGATACAGAGCTTGATAAATCTGTAATAGAACGGATTGGTGATCCTCTTGTTCATATGGTAAGAAACTCTGCAGATCATGGAATAGAATCCCCTGAAGAGAGGGAGAAATCTGGAAAATCGGTTTCGGGTACTATACATCTGAGAGCCTTTCAGACTTCAGGTATGATCTGCATTGAGATAGAAGATGATGGTAAGGGGCTTGATAAAGATGCCATTCTGGAGAAAGCTCTAAAGCTGGGGTTATTAAATAACAGTGAATCACTTTCTGATCAGGAAATCTTTAGCCTTGTATTTCAACCCGGCTTTTCAACCGCTCAGAAAGTAACCGATGTTTCGGGCAGAGGAGTGGGAATGGATGTGGTGAAGAAAAACGTACTGGATTTAAGAGGAAATATCGAGGTTAAATCAGAAAAGGGAAAGGGTACCGTTTTTTCCATCTACCTTCCCCTGACTATGGCAATAATGGATGGGATGGTTGTTAGTGCCGGAAGTGAGCGATACATTATACCTACTCTTTCTGTTGTTGAAAGTTTCAGACCTGAAAAAGATGATGTTACGGTGGTTTTAGACAAAGGGGAAATGGTGCGTTGTCATGACCAGCTTATTCCTGTAATTCACCTTTCTGCTCTCTTTGCAGGAGATCAGAAAAAAGCTCCTTCTGAGGCGATTGTTATGGTGGTGGAGGAAATGGGTAAAAGGGTTGGACTTGTGGTGGATATAATTCTTGGACAGCAACAAACGGTAATCAAAAAACTGGGCGACGGTATAGGAAATGTCAAGGGGATTTCAGGCGCAGCGATTATGCCTGATGGAAATATCAGTCTTATTGTTGATATCGGGACCTTAACCAGAATGGTATGA
- a CDS encoding Sigma-54 dependent transcriptional regulator/response regulator translates to MVDTLINDEYEITEFDPQINNPELLERHFDVAVLDIMMGETDGFEIREKVLKFSPGAQIIMITGYPDIEKHKKAIDQGVFMFLTKPLRAEQLFYTVKGALQLSRLHSDALNSSASANSHCPGLIGKSEHIAQIKRKILEFAPTEIPVLITGESGTGKEVVAKCLHEESSRCSKPFITVNCAGLSPNLIESELFGHVQGAFTGAAKTRHGFFAVADGGTLFLDEIGEMPLHIQSKLLRILDNGEFYRVGDTEKHNVDVRILSATNRDLSAMVNNGEFRKDLFYRLQGVHFELEPLHKRKDDIGCLVQHFIRDEKYIFSPGALKLINEADWPGNVRELSMFVGGFNFSTCGDVITEQMVRKRLALKNSDNVECESLENKYVKFKDYRKNLEIDYFDNLMKQSEGNISKAAKISGLDRKNLREKLKTFGLYDG, encoded by the coding sequence ATGGTAGATACTCTCATTAATGATGAGTATGAGATAACAGAATTTGATCCTCAGATAAATAACCCTGAACTTCTGGAGAGACATTTTGATGTTGCAGTTCTGGATATAATGATGGGAGAAACTGATGGTTTTGAGATTCGTGAAAAAGTTCTGAAGTTTTCTCCCGGAGCCCAGATAATAATGATTACAGGATACCCCGATATTGAAAAACATAAGAAAGCTATCGATCAAGGGGTTTTCATGTTTCTCACAAAACCGCTAAGAGCCGAGCAACTGTTTTATACGGTGAAGGGAGCGCTTCAGCTAAGCAGGTTGCACAGTGATGCGCTTAATTCCAGTGCTTCAGCGAATTCGCATTGTCCCGGTTTAATCGGAAAATCAGAACATATTGCTCAGATCAAAAGAAAAATCCTTGAATTTGCACCAACTGAAATTCCAGTGCTGATCACCGGAGAATCTGGCACAGGAAAAGAAGTCGTGGCCAAATGTTTACATGAAGAGAGCTCAAGGTGCTCAAAACCTTTTATCACTGTAAACTGTGCCGGACTTTCTCCTAATCTCATTGAATCAGAGCTTTTCGGACATGTTCAGGGTGCTTTTACCGGGGCAGCAAAAACGCGGCACGGTTTTTTTGCTGTGGCTGATGGGGGGACCCTTTTTCTGGATGAAATAGGTGAAATGCCCCTTCATATACAAAGCAAACTGCTCAGAATACTCGACAACGGAGAGTTCTACAGGGTAGGGGATACAGAAAAACACAACGTAGATGTCAGAATTCTTAGCGCCACTAATCGGGATTTATCTGCTATGGTGAATAACGGAGAATTTCGCAAGGACCTTTTTTATCGGCTCCAGGGTGTGCATTTCGAATTGGAACCACTGCATAAACGTAAAGATGACATCGGATGTCTTGTACAACATTTTATAAGGGATGAAAAATATATATTCAGTCCCGGTGCTCTAAAATTGATAAATGAAGCTGATTGGCCCGGCAATGTCAGGGAGCTTTCAATGTTTGTCGGAGGATTCAATTTCAGTACCTGTGGAGATGTCATCACTGAGCAGATGGTAAGAAAAAGACTTGCATTAAAGAACTCTGACAATGTCGAATGTGAATCGCTGGAAAACAAATATGTCAAGTTTAAGGATTACAGAAAAAATCTGGAAATAGACTACTTTGACAACCTTATGAAGCAGAGTGAAGGGAATATCTCAAAAGCTGCAAAAATTTCGGGCTTGGATCGTAAGAATCTTCGGGAAAAGCTTAAAACATTCGGGTTGTATGATGGATGA
- a CDS encoding multi-sensor hybrid histidine kinase: protein MKILIADGDYASRLIIKSVVEMSGYEPLLAENGKQALEIIDGHKPAIAIIEWTMPGLNDGELCKKIRFSSDDFQPYIIIITARKCRSDVAKGLDSGADDYIVKPFDIPELKARVGAGRRIVDLQNALRGKIDELNSSREYQHKLFMKSKEGIAIYKLIRNEKGEPCDYLFLEVNPAFEKNNGIRADQIIGSRITDIFPGIQKTDLIKKFGEIVKSGIPCDFEFYFKPLQRYFSISAYRIGEDQFVVIHRDFTAQKNAEKSLRKSEAKCRRIYESIQDIYFETDIEGNILEVSPSAEKLSGYTCEELSRTHMSSLFCNDEDKQRFINALVSNRDIISNYSIDFKNKGGKVISCSVSAEMVRDKNGAPKKIFGTIRDITDIKKTTKQNRMLEEQISFIRRLEITGQLAGGIAHDFNNILGGIIGYADLLSGMQNFTSREKRYIGQIITSAQRGSDLTSQLLSFARKGSYRLAILDMNKVVSRLKEILDVTMNKKIKVQSVLSSLPCRIEGDATQLENAIMNLALNARDAMDEGVIRLETDIVYLSKKFAENKPYEVQHGRYVKISVKDTGCGMDKRVMEKIFEPYFTTKSMGKGTGLGLAGVYGCVKQHNGYIDVVSEPGRGSEFKIYLPYKNSPQNQKEGSENLQ, encoded by the coding sequence TTGAAGATTCTTATAGCTGATGGTGATTACGCATCACGCCTGATCATAAAATCCGTTGTTGAAATGAGTGGATATGAACCTCTGCTTGCAGAAAACGGAAAACAGGCACTTGAAATTATCGATGGACACAAACCGGCAATCGCTATTATTGAGTGGACAATGCCCGGACTTAACGATGGGGAGTTGTGCAAGAAAATCCGCTTCTCTTCAGATGATTTTCAACCATACATTATTATTATTACGGCTCGTAAATGCAGAAGCGATGTTGCTAAGGGACTCGACAGCGGTGCCGATGATTATATCGTAAAGCCCTTTGATATACCGGAATTAAAGGCAAGAGTAGGTGCAGGGCGCAGAATTGTGGATCTGCAAAATGCACTGAGAGGAAAAATTGATGAACTGAACAGCAGCAGAGAGTATCAGCATAAACTCTTTATGAAGTCTAAAGAAGGAATTGCTATATACAAATTGATCCGGAATGAAAAGGGTGAACCCTGTGATTACCTCTTTCTTGAGGTCAATCCTGCTTTCGAGAAAAATAATGGTATTAGAGCTGATCAAATAATTGGTTCAAGAATTACAGACATATTCCCGGGCATTCAAAAAACAGATCTTATCAAAAAATTTGGTGAAATTGTCAAAAGTGGTATTCCATGTGACTTTGAATTCTATTTCAAGCCTCTGCAAAGGTATTTCAGTATAAGTGCCTATAGAATCGGTGAGGATCAGTTTGTCGTGATACACAGGGATTTTACCGCTCAGAAAAACGCAGAGAAATCATTAAGAAAAAGTGAAGCGAAGTGCAGGCGTATATATGAATCTATTCAGGATATCTATTTTGAAACAGATATAGAAGGCAATATTCTTGAGGTAAGTCCATCGGCAGAAAAATTGTCCGGATATACATGTGAGGAATTATCACGAACACATATGAGTTCATTATTCTGTAATGATGAAGATAAACAGCGATTCATAAATGCACTTGTTTCTAACAGGGATATTATCAGTAACTACAGCATCGATTTTAAAAACAAGGGTGGAAAAGTAATAAGCTGTTCTGTTTCTGCTGAAATGGTTAGGGATAAAAATGGAGCACCAAAAAAGATTTTTGGTACAATCAGGGACATTACCGATATTAAAAAAACTACAAAACAGAACAGAATGCTTGAAGAACAGATCAGCTTTATTCGCAGACTCGAAATTACGGGGCAGCTGGCAGGGGGAATTGCCCATGACTTCAACAACATTCTTGGTGGTATTATCGGGTATGCGGATCTGCTGTCAGGTATGCAAAATTTCACCTCAAGGGAGAAACGATACATCGGGCAGATTATTACTTCTGCGCAGCGTGGATCTGACCTGACCTCTCAATTGCTCTCATTTGCAAGGAAAGGCTCATATAGGTTAGCAATTCTGGACATGAACAAAGTTGTTTCCAGATTGAAAGAAATTCTTGATGTTACAATGAATAAAAAAATCAAAGTTCAATCCGTTCTGTCTTCTCTGCCATGTAGAATTGAGGGTGATGCAACTCAACTGGAAAATGCTATAATGAATCTGGCTCTGAATGCAAGAGATGCAATGGATGAGGGGGTCATTCGGTTGGAAACAGATATTGTTTATCTTAGTAAAAAGTTTGCTGAAAACAAACCTTATGAAGTTCAGCATGGCCGCTATGTGAAGATTTCGGTCAAGGATACCGGGTGTGGTATGGATAAGAGAGTTATGGAAAAGATTTTTGAACCTTATTTTACCACTAAATCTATGGGCAAAGGTACCGGGCTTGGGCTTGCGGGGGTTTATGGTTGTGTAAAACAGCACAACGGGTATATTGATGTGGTGAGTGAGCCTGGCAGGGGCTCAGAGTTCAAAATTTATTTACCTTATAAAAATTCTCCACAAAATCAAAAGGAGGGTAGCGAAAATTTGCAATAA
- a CDS encoding methyl-accepting chemotaxis protein I, with the protein MGLKSMSLKVKLIGGFVIVALTTLIVGGIGLWSVGRLQTTINFTATDEIPGTVSLLSAQIQLQNIRGNIRGIVIPGIDWEFRRTQYRNIRSARDTFDYEWDAYTSTTRSVEAQRLSENFIQIRETWSAANERILEMAEEYDVMAVRDPNAWLAETRLFEIAHEQLKSSIFQFIYHGEQFTQSDDYTTTAFSKWLNEMESVNPEIMRLVRGAGESQRLMYGALQNILRSMNNGNRSSAVNTYQNDFLPAFAQTSGIISEMQSLFTPAAVLLNRKQDQLEDVIYPLQVEANGVLAQLVELNNLNMERRMETAQRDSRFATVLTVIGMVAGFAVALALGFSLALAICRALNKIIDGLSSGSEQVSSAANQVSASSQQMAEGANEQASSLEEVSSSLEESSSMVKQNADNAAQANHLMEETKKRVKQGDDSIKNVSSAIGAIKESSDQTAKIVKTIDEIAFQTNLLALNAAVEAARAGDAGKGFAVVAEEVRNLAQRSAEAAKNTSALIEESQKAADQGVTVSTEAAEAIQTISEGAIKVAGIISEIAAASKEQAQGIDQINTAVAQMDQVTQGNAANAEESASASEELSAQSRELNEMVRELVALVTGAAENQTGIRTSPRMTSERNVTSGISYRNEHSQTSYQGLEDRRSAKKSLAHKFGKEQKVVNPEQILPLDDDDLSQF; encoded by the coding sequence ATGGGACTGAAATCAATGAGTCTGAAGGTGAAGCTTATCGGAGGGTTTGTCATAGTAGCGCTCACCACTCTTATTGTGGGGGGGATTGGTTTATGGAGTGTCGGAAGGCTTCAAACTACAATAAATTTCACTGCAACTGATGAAATACCGGGAACTGTGAGTTTATTATCTGCTCAAATACAGTTGCAAAATATCAGAGGGAACATCCGGGGGATTGTCATCCCGGGAATTGACTGGGAATTTCGCAGAACCCAATACAGAAATATCAGATCTGCCCGTGACACATTTGATTATGAATGGGATGCTTACACTTCGACTACCCGCAGTGTTGAAGCACAAAGGCTATCAGAAAATTTCATACAAATAAGAGAAACCTGGTCTGCTGCTAACGAAAGAATACTTGAGATGGCTGAGGAATACGATGTCATGGCAGTCAGGGATCCCAATGCCTGGCTTGCTGAAACAAGACTGTTCGAGATAGCGCATGAACAGCTTAAAAGCAGCATCTTTCAGTTCATATACCATGGCGAACAATTTACCCAAAGCGATGATTATACAACTACCGCTTTTTCAAAATGGCTCAATGAAATGGAGAGTGTCAATCCTGAAATTATGAGACTGGTAAGGGGGGCTGGCGAATCACAGCGCCTTATGTATGGAGCGCTGCAGAATATTCTCAGGTCTATGAATAACGGCAACAGAAGCAGTGCAGTGAACACGTATCAAAACGATTTTCTTCCGGCATTTGCACAGACAAGTGGTATTATTTCTGAAATGCAGAGTTTGTTTACTCCTGCAGCAGTGCTCCTGAACCGGAAACAGGACCAATTGGAAGATGTTATTTATCCTTTACAAGTCGAAGCCAATGGTGTGCTTGCCCAGTTAGTTGAATTAAATAACTTGAATATGGAAAGAAGAATGGAGACAGCACAAAGAGATAGCAGATTTGCAACTGTCCTTACTGTTATAGGTATGGTTGCAGGTTTTGCAGTGGCTCTTGCACTTGGTTTTTCTCTGGCTCTTGCAATATGCCGTGCACTTAACAAAATTATTGATGGCCTTTCAAGCGGATCCGAGCAGGTTTCCTCTGCTGCAAATCAGGTGAGTGCATCGAGCCAGCAGATGGCAGAGGGTGCAAACGAACAGGCTTCAAGTCTTGAGGAGGTGTCAAGCAGCCTCGAGGAATCTTCATCCATGGTAAAGCAGAATGCTGACAATGCAGCCCAGGCAAACCACCTTATGGAAGAAACCAAAAAGCGGGTGAAGCAGGGTGACGATTCAATTAAAAATGTCAGTTCTGCCATTGGTGCTATTAAAGAATCTTCCGATCAGACTGCTAAGATTGTCAAAACGATCGATGAAATAGCCTTTCAGACAAATCTCCTGGCGCTCAATGCTGCGGTTGAGGCCGCACGGGCCGGAGATGCAGGAAAAGGTTTTGCCGTGGTGGCGGAAGAGGTAAGAAATCTGGCCCAGAGAAGTGCCGAGGCGGCAAAGAATACATCTGCCCTGATAGAAGAATCCCAGAAAGCTGCAGATCAGGGAGTAACAGTAAGCACAGAAGCCGCAGAAGCTATTCAGACAATATCTGAAGGGGCAATAAAGGTTGCCGGGATTATAAGTGAAATAGCTGCTGCAAGTAAAGAGCAGGCACAGGGAATCGATCAGATTAATACTGCTGTTGCACAGATGGACCAGGTAACCCAGGGCAATGCGGCAAATGCCGAAGAGAGTGCTTCTGCAAGTGAAGAACTCTCTGCACAATCCCGTGAGCTCAATGAAATGGTGCGGGAATTGGTAGCTCTGGTTACAGGTGCAGCAGAAAATCAGACAGGGATAAGAACTTCCCCACGGATGACCTCTGAGAGAAACGTAACCAGTGGAATATCTTACAGAAATGAACACAGCCAAACCTCCTATCAGGGCCTGGAAGACAGGCGCAGTGCGAAGAAAAGTCTTGCTCATAAATTCGGTAAAGAACAAAAGGTGGTAAATCCTGAGCAGATTCTACCACTCGATGACGATGACTTAAGTCAGTTTTAG
- a CDS encoding Positive regulator of CheA protein activity (CheW), which produces MSQNHAGAEDVSVLAGKYLTFSLANEGYGIEILKVQEIIGLMNVTRVPRTPNFIRGVINLRGKIIPVVDLRIKFGIEEKENTDKTCIIVVQVEELSGKHVIMGIIVDEVCEVLNVKADQIEPSPSFGASVDTDFIMGMGKAAQKVVMLLDVDRVLSKKEVDEVTQTSKI; this is translated from the coding sequence ATGTCACAAAATCACGCCGGTGCAGAGGATGTATCTGTTCTTGCCGGTAAATATCTGACCTTTAGTCTGGCAAATGAAGGGTATGGCATTGAGATTCTCAAAGTCCAGGAGATCATCGGCCTTATGAATGTAACCCGTGTACCCCGTACGCCAAATTTCATTCGGGGGGTAATAAACCTGCGGGGCAAGATTATTCCAGTGGTTGATCTGAGAATAAAGTTTGGAATCGAAGAAAAAGAGAACACCGACAAGACCTGTATAATTGTGGTGCAGGTGGAAGAGCTGTCCGGTAAACATGTGATAATGGGTATTATAGTTGATGAGGTATGTGAGGTACTTAATGTTAAGGCTGATCAGATAGAGCCCTCTCCATCTTTTGGAGCCTCGGTGGATACAGATTTTATAATGGGTATGGGGAAAGCCGCTCAGAAAGTTGTGATGCTTCTTGATGTGGACAGGGTGCTTTCCAAAAAAGAGGTTGATGAAGTTACACAGACATCGAAAATTTAG
- a CDS encoding methyl-accepting chemotaxis protein II yields MGQKSMSLKMKLIGGFLIVAVITVVVGSIGVWAVRNLQNDINFIATDEMPGTVNLLLSQTQMENIRGNFRGLVLPGVAWEYRRNQYRNIRNARDSFDYSWGTYELTTRSAEAISLSERFVQIRDEWAGANDRLLEMAEEYDNMAVLDANAWLAETRQFETEHEQLNSSVFQFIHHGEQFIHNGDHTATAFYTWVNSMESVNPEIMRLVRAAGESHRHLYAALQNIRQYMNNGNRTSAVNSYQNDFLTALAQTNGAISELQNIFTPAAELMNQKQYQLEEVIFPLQVETNNILAQLVDVNNQNMQNRMVTVQRDSRFATVLTVVGMVIGFIIALVLGFFLAITISRSLQKIVDGLSSGSEQVTSASHQVSASSQQMAEGANEQASSLEEISSSLEESSSMVKQNAENASQADNLMEETKHRVEKGNKSIHKVNIVIDEIKKSSDQTAKIIKTIDEIAFQTNLLALNAAVEAARAGDAGKGFAVVAEEVRNLAQRSAEAAKNTAALIEESQKNAEEGVAVSTEAEEVVQGISESAMKVAGLVNEIAAASNEQAQGIEQINTAVAQMDKVTQSNAANAEESASASEELNAQARDLNGMVSTLVALISGSASVNDFGQASVTSRKAGKVALVGSAEGSHSERRIEKKSTGKKSSDQKVFGPEQVIPLDEDELSQF; encoded by the coding sequence ATGGGACAAAAATCAATGAGTCTGAAAATGAAGCTTATAGGGGGGTTTTTAATAGTTGCAGTCATTACCGTCGTAGTGGGAAGTATTGGTGTATGGGCAGTACGAAATCTTCAAAACGATATCAATTTTATTGCGACAGATGAAATGCCGGGAACAGTAAATTTACTCCTGTCTCAGACGCAAATGGAAAATATCAGAGGTAATTTCCGGGGACTGGTTTTACCTGGTGTTGCATGGGAGTACCGCAGAAATCAATACCGGAACATAAGAAATGCCCGTGACAGTTTTGACTATTCATGGGGTACTTATGAGTTAACTACCCGTAGTGCTGAAGCAATAAGCCTCTCAGAACGTTTTGTGCAAATCAGAGATGAATGGGCTGGAGCAAACGACAGATTGCTTGAGATGGCAGAGGAATACGATAATATGGCTGTTTTGGATGCTAATGCCTGGCTGGCTGAAACAAGACAGTTCGAGACAGAGCATGAACAACTTAACAGCAGTGTTTTTCAGTTCATACACCATGGTGAACAATTTATCCATAATGGTGATCATACAGCCACTGCCTTTTACACTTGGGTTAACTCAATGGAAAGTGTCAACCCTGAGATAATGCGTCTTGTAAGAGCTGCAGGCGAATCGCATCGTCATCTGTATGCTGCACTGCAAAATATTCGTCAATACATGAATAATGGTAACAGAACAAGTGCTGTGAACAGCTATCAAAATGATTTTCTGACGGCACTTGCTCAGACGAATGGAGCTATTTCTGAACTGCAGAATATATTTACTCCGGCAGCTGAACTTATGAATCAGAAACAATATCAATTGGAAGAAGTAATTTTCCCTTTACAGGTTGAAACCAATAATATTCTCGCGCAATTGGTAGATGTGAATAATCAAAACATGCAAAACAGAATGGTAACAGTGCAAAGAGACAGCAGATTTGCTACCGTACTTACAGTCGTAGGTATGGTCATCGGGTTTATCATAGCCCTTGTTTTAGGATTTTTCCTTGCCATAACCATAAGCCGTTCACTTCAGAAGATTGTTGATGGTCTTTCCAGTGGTTCTGAGCAGGTTACGTCTGCTTCACACCAGGTAAGTGCTTCAAGTCAACAGATGGCAGAGGGTGCAAACGAGCAGGCTTCAAGCCTGGAGGAGATCTCAAGCAGTCTTGAGGAGTCTTCATCGATGGTAAAACAAAATGCTGAAAATGCTTCTCAGGCAGACAATCTTATGGAGGAGACAAAACATCGGGTTGAGAAAGGGAATAAGTCTATACACAAAGTAAATATTGTAATTGATGAGATAAAGAAATCCTCCGATCAGACTGCAAAAATTATCAAGACAATAGATGAGATTGCATTTCAGACCAATCTTTTAGCTCTTAATGCGGCGGTTGAAGCGGCGCGTGCAGGTGATGCAGGAAAGGGATTTGCGGTTGTGGCTGAAGAGGTCAGAAACCTTGCACAGAGAAGTGCAGAAGCGGCAAAAAACACTGCGGCACTGATTGAGGAATCGCAGAAAAATGCTGAAGAGGGTGTTGCGGTTTCAACTGAAGCAGAGGAAGTGGTGCAGGGTATCTCAGAAAGTGCAATGAAAGTGGCTGGGTTGGTAAATGAAATCGCTGCTGCAAGTAACGAGCAGGCACAGGGTATTGAGCAGATAAATACTGCAGTTGCCCAGATGGATAAGGTGACCCAGAGCAATGCTGCCAATGCAGAAGAGAGTGCTTCAGCAAGTGAGGAACTTAACGCCCAGGCACGTGATCTCAATGGAATGGTAAGTACGCTTGTTGCCCTTATAAGCGGTTCTGCATCGGTTAATGATTTCGGTCAGGCTTCTGTTACTTCACGCAAAGCCGGTAAGGTTGCCCTTGTAGGAAGCGCTGAAGGCTCCCATTCGGAAAGACGAATAGAAAAAAAGTCAACAGGCAAAAAGAGCAGCGATCAAAAAGTCTTTGGACCCGAACAAGTGATCCCGTTAGATGAAGATGAATTAAGCCAGTTTTAA
- a CDS encoding Positive regulator of CheA protein activity (CheW) translates to MTQNSTNAGDMSALAGKYLTFSLAQEGYGIGILKVQEIIGLMNVTHVPRTPDYIRGVINLRGKVIPVVDLRLKFGLEENEDTDKTCIIVVQVENVSGEHVIMGIIVDEVCEVLDIKADQIEPSPSFGASLDTEFIMGMGKAAQKVVMLLDVDKVLSKREVETVAQTSEDY, encoded by the coding sequence ATGACACAAAACTCCACCAATGCAGGGGACATGTCCGCTCTTGCCGGTAAGTATCTGACGTTTAGTCTTGCTCAGGAGGGGTATGGAATCGGGATTCTCAAAGTTCAGGAGATTATCGGTCTTATGAATGTAACCCATGTACCCCGCACACCAGACTATATTCGGGGGGTAATAAACCTGCGGGGAAAAGTTATCCCCGTAGTTGACCTGAGATTAAAGTTTGGTCTTGAAGAAAATGAGGACACAGACAAGACCTGCATTATTGTGGTTCAGGTTGAGAATGTTTCAGGGGAGCATGTGATAATGGGCATTATAGTTGATGAGGTGTGTGAGGTACTTGATATCAAGGCTGATCAGATAGAACCCTCGCCATCTTTTGGAGCTTCTCTGGATACCGAATTCATAATGGGAATGGGAAAAGCCGCTCAGAAGGTAGTTATGCTTCTTGATGTAGATAAAGTGCTTTCCAAAAGAGAGGTGGAAACAGTTGCACAGACTTCAGAAGATTATTAA